A window of the Actinobacillus genomosp. 1 genome harbors these coding sequences:
- a CDS encoding cyclophilin-like fold protein — MQITIGQQTFEAELADTEAAQQFTKLLPLTLEMRDHLRNEKFAELPQNLTAYDYAVGTIQSGDILLWQGNTLVIFYENFDTPYRYTKMGKISDVTGLKAALGKGNSIVTFAN; from the coding sequence ATGCAAATTACGATAGGACAACAAACTTTTGAAGCAGAATTAGCCGATACCGAGGCAGCACAACAATTTACTAAACTGTTACCTTTAACATTAGAAATGCGAGATCACTTACGCAACGAAAAATTTGCAGAATTACCTCAAAATTTGACCGCTTACGATTATGCGGTCGGCACAATTCAAAGCGGCGATATTCTACTTTGGCAAGGAAATACGTTGGTGATTTTTTATGAGAATTTTGATACGCCTTATCGCTATACTAAAATGGGTAAAATTTCTGATGTAACGGGATTGAAAGCGGCATTGGGAAAAGGGAATAGCATCGTAACTTTTGCCAATTAA
- a CDS encoding DapH/DapD/GlmU-related protein → MQYAVDLPLNSLIEQGSRIFEDIHRIVAENAPKIAELSGKFQTQAEIQHLLSEITQSHIDETLHVNLPLYSDFGRHLRIGKNVFINTACVFTDLGGITLEDNVLLAPRVNIITVNHPTDPKTRRGVIVKPVVIKQNAWIGAGATVLAGVTVGENAIVAAGSVVTKDVPANTIVAGVPAKIIKIIDEVRNEN, encoded by the coding sequence ATGCAATATGCCGTTGATTTACCGTTGAATAGTTTGATTGAGCAAGGTAGTCGTATTTTTGAGGATATTCATCGAATTGTAGCGGAAAATGCCCCTAAAATTGCCGAATTGTCAGGGAAATTTCAAACACAAGCAGAAATTCAACATCTATTGAGTGAAATTACCCAATCGCATATTGATGAAACTTTACACGTTAATTTGCCGTTATATAGTGATTTCGGTCGTCATCTTCGCATCGGTAAAAATGTATTTATCAATACCGCTTGTGTGTTTACCGACTTAGGCGGTATTACGCTTGAAGATAATGTTTTGCTTGCCCCAAGAGTGAATATTATTACGGTTAATCATCCAACGGATCCGAAAACTCGTCGTGGTGTAATTGTAAAACCGGTAGTGATTAAGCAAAATGCTTGGATTGGTGCAGGCGCAACGGTTTTAGCGGGTGTTACGGTTGGTGAAAATGCGATTGTTGCGGCAGGTAGTGTGGTTACTAAAGATGTACCGGCAAATACGATTGTTGCCGGTGTACCGGCTAAAATCATTAAAATAATTGATGAGGTTCGTAATGAAAATTAA
- a CDS encoding alpha/beta hydrolase, with product MKIRTRLTALSRALLLGSILIGGYAMANLPQSATVVEVPAQTIQLTQEWDKTFPKSDKVEHRKVTFKNRYGITLVGDLYIPKGATGKLPAIAISGPFGAVKEQSSGLYAQHLAERGFVTIAFDGSYTGESSGLPRNTASPEINTDDFVSAVDFLGSLDNVDREKIGVLGICGWGGFALNSAVSDPRIKAVAVSTMYDMTRVMADGYEIKMDPSPKGQYERVPAMTTEARYKMKQDLANSRWEAAANDYALNGKAEDHLTPQDKITAETPRFVREYSNYYKTPRGFHPRSVNSTAGWNTAMIPSFINMPLLQRASELTAPALVVHGEIAHSRYFGEDAFKSLGSKNKELYIVPNATHTDLYDDVAGKIPYDKFEQFFKANLK from the coding sequence ATGAAAATTCGTACTAGATTAACTGCACTTTCTCGTGCACTTCTACTCGGTTCAATACTTATCGGAGGCTATGCTATGGCAAATTTACCGCAATCAGCAACAGTGGTTGAAGTCCCTGCTCAAACGATTCAACTCACTCAAGAATGGGATAAAACGTTTCCAAAATCAGATAAAGTGGAGCACCGCAAAGTAACTTTTAAAAACCGTTATGGTATTACTTTGGTCGGTGATTTGTATATACCAAAAGGGGCAACAGGTAAATTACCGGCGATTGCAATAAGCGGACCATTTGGTGCGGTAAAAGAGCAATCTTCGGGTTTATACGCACAACACTTGGCTGAACGAGGCTTTGTAACCATCGCATTTGATGGGTCATATACAGGAGAAAGCTCGGGATTACCTCGTAATACTGCTTCACCGGAAATCAATACTGATGATTTTGTATCAGCCGTAGATTTTTTAGGTTCGCTTGATAATGTCGATCGTGAAAAAATTGGGGTGTTAGGTATTTGCGGTTGGGGTGGTTTCGCCTTGAATTCAGCAGTTTCAGATCCTCGCATTAAAGCGGTAGCGGTTAGCACGATGTATGATATGACTCGAGTTATGGCTGACGGTTATGAGATTAAAATGGATCCGTCTCCGAAAGGGCAATATGAACGTGTGCCGGCAATGACGACAGAAGCTCGTTATAAAATGAAACAAGATTTAGCCAATTCACGTTGGGAAGCTGCTGCAAATGATTATGCATTAAATGGCAAAGCGGAAGATCATTTAACACCGCAAGATAAAATTACGGCAGAAACACCAAGATTTGTCCGTGAATATTCAAACTATTATAAAACACCACGAGGCTTCCACCCACGTAGCGTAAATTCAACCGCAGGTTGGAACACTGCAATGATACCATCATTCATTAATATGCCATTGTTACAACGTGCAAGCGAATTAACAGCTCCGGCACTTGTGGTTCACGGTGAAATTGCCCACTCACGCTATTTCGGTGAAGATGCGTTCAAATCGTTAGGCAGTAAAAACAAAGAATTGTATATCGTCCCCAATGCGACTCATACCGATTTATACGATGATGTAGCAGGCAAAATTCCATACGATAAATTCGAGCAGTTCTTTAAAGCGAATTTGAAATAA